The window GCCTCTATAGATAGAATTTCCTCACAAATCAAATTTCAATGACTTGTGAGGTTTTTTTATCCTAATTCTCAAATATGCCTGTTGCTTCTCCATCAATAAGCAATTTCCATGTTCCATGTTCCTTCAGCGTAATTTTGCCTTTGTAATAATACATTGTTCCTAACCCTCCACCATCAATAAAACTACCATCCCGCTTGAAAGTTGTGTTTCCTACAACATTCCCTTTTTTATCGAGCAGCTTTACTTCAATTTTTTCTTTTTCTCCATTTAAGCTTTCTAAGTATATTTCATATGATTCACCAATTGGAATTTCCTTTGGAGAGTCAAGCATTGTATAATGCTCCGTTTTAGGAAATGGTGGGAATACATTAATTGTAAATGCTTCGAATAGTTCTTCCTCCACATAAAACGATAACTGCCATTCTCCTTCTGAGGGAAATGGGATAAAGCTAGTTAATGTATGAGCATCCTCACTATAAAGACCACTTGAAAGACCCCCTTGTGACAGCTGGATTTTTTCCCCTTTAGTGTTCTCCGCTTCAACACGATAATTTTTTCCTACAAGAGCACTCGCATCTCCCCAGAAGTAAAGCATTAGCTTTCCTCCTCTTCTCTTGTCTTTAGCAACAAATTGCTCATTTACCACGAGGATCCCTATTTTTTCTTCTACTCCCACCACCTCTTGATCTCTGTCGGGCAAAGTAAAAGCTGTTCCTGGTTGTGCACTTAGTCTGTAAGAATCCTCTTTCGTTAAAAAAAGAATTAAGAAAACAGTGCATATTCCTACGATAGTAAGGATTGGTGTTAAAAAGATAGGTTTCTTTTTAGAAGTTCGCTTAGATTTTAACGTATATAATATTTTCTCTTTTTGTTCATTCTCAAGAAAATATTTAGGAAGCTTTTTTAACTTATCTTCAAGTTTATTATAATTCTCCATATTCATACCCCTCCTTTTCCATTAAAGATTTCAGCTTTTTTAAGGAACGGTAGTACATCACATTTACGTTATTCTCATTGCTTTTCATCACTTCGCTAACTTCCTTGGACGACATACCCAATATCCCTCTTAGAATAATTACTTCTTTATAATTTGATGGAAGCTTATTAATTGAATTGTATAAATTGCTGTTTTCTTGATTGATAATAATACGGCGCTCCATATCAATAGAAAAAACTTGCTCTTGTAAAAACATATGTCTAATTTTACTCCAAACCCGACTCCTTCGATAATGATCGATTACTAAATTTCTTGCTATGGATATTAGCCAAGTTTTTGGATGTGCATTCTCGTTATAAATTGAAATTTTTCTCATAGCACGAAGAAAAGTTTCTTGTACAAGATCTTCTACATCCATAGATCCGGTATAGTAGATTAGAAAGCTAGTAATATCCCTTTCATATAAATTAAACCATTTCTCAATCAAATTGATCTCCAAGGGATCCCCCCTTCCTTTAATAATTAGACGAATACATTGCTTTAATCTTACATGATAATAGATTTAATTTTGAAGAAATAAAAAATCAACCATTGAACAGTCAATGGTTGATTTTTTCTATATCCATTATCTAATTAGTACGCACGACCGAACCATACAGTATGTTTCGAATCCTTACCA is drawn from Psychrobacillus sp. INOP01 and contains these coding sequences:
- a CDS encoding RNA polymerase sigma factor, which gives rise to MEINLIEKWFNLYERDITSFLIYYTGSMDVEDLVQETFLRAMRKISIYNENAHPKTWLISIARNLVIDHYRRSRVWSKIRHMFLQEQVFSIDMERRIIINQENSNLYNSINKLPSNYKEVIILRGILGMSSKEVSEVMKSNENNVNVMYYRSLKKLKSLMEKEGYEYGEL